A portion of the Hoylesella buccalis ATCC 35310 genome contains these proteins:
- the traJ gene encoding conjugative transposon protein TraJ — protein MDFASLHELLRSTYDEMMPLCAQMTGIAKGIAGLGALFYIALRVWASIARAEAIDVFPLLRPFVLGFCIMFFPTVVLGTMNAVLSPVVQGTEMMVHQQEGNLAELTAKRDKLQEEAYLRNPETAYLVSNEKFDQKIEEMGIIGPEDAVTIAGMYAERAAYQTKQWVMKLVHDFLELLFHASGLIIDTLRTFILIVLSILGPIVFGIAVWDGLAGSLTAWFSRYISVYLWLPVSSILTALLTKIQVLMMQKDIDALSDPNYLPDSGTWYYIVFFLIGIVGYFCVPTVAGWIIEAGGGIGSYGRNVNQTAQRGAQGAYTGGKAAMAGAGAAVGNVGGRIKGALLKGK, from the coding sequence ATGGATTTTGCCAGTTTACATGAGCTGCTACGCTCCACCTACGATGAGATGATGCCCCTCTGTGCCCAGATGACAGGCATTGCCAAGGGTATTGCGGGTTTGGGTGCACTCTTTTATATTGCTCTTCGGGTATGGGCTTCCATTGCCCGTGCCGAGGCAATAGATGTTTTTCCGCTTCTCCGACCTTTCGTGCTGGGCTTCTGCATCATGTTCTTCCCGACAGTCGTACTGGGTACGATGAATGCCGTTCTCTCGCCTGTAGTGCAGGGAACGGAGATGATGGTACACCAGCAGGAGGGGAACCTTGCAGAACTTACTGCCAAGCGGGACAAGTTGCAGGAGGAAGCCTACCTGCGCAATCCCGAAACGGCCTACTTGGTGTCCAACGAGAAGTTTGACCAGAAGATAGAGGAAATGGGCATTATCGGTCCAGAGGATGCCGTGACGATAGCGGGTATGTATGCCGAGCGTGCCGCCTATCAGACCAAGCAATGGGTCATGAAATTGGTACACGATTTTTTAGAATTGCTGTTCCATGCTTCGGGACTCATCATCGACACGCTTCGCACCTTTATTCTGATTGTCCTTTCGATACTCGGACCTATCGTGTTCGGCATAGCCGTATGGGATGGTCTTGCAGGCTCACTTACGGCATGGTTCTCACGCTATATCTCTGTCTACCTGTGGCTGCCTGTCAGTTCTATCCTCACGGCACTACTCACCAAGATACAGGTGCTAATGATGCAGAAGGACATCGATGCGCTCAGCGACCCTAACTATCTGCCTGATTCAGGAACGTGGTACTACATCGTCTTCTTCCTTATCGGTATTGTAGGCTACTTCTGTGTACCTACCGTGGCAGGGTGGATTATTGAAGCTGGTGGCGGTATCGGCTCCTACGGACGCAATGTCAACCAGACCGCACAGCGTGGCGCTCAAGGTGCATATACTGGTGGCAAGGCTGCAATGGCAGGCGCAGGTGCTGCTGTGGGAAATGTCGGTGGGCGTATCAAAGGTGCACTGCTCAAAGGAAAATAG
- a CDS encoding DUF4141 domain-containing protein has product MKKYIFMALLGLSLSVPKAHAQWTVYDPGNFAGNIANTVKEIATASKTVKNTLDGFKEVEKLYNDTKKYYDALKKVNNLIGDAYKVKECILMVGDISEIYVTSYKKMLSDKNFRPTELAAIASGYTKLLEQSGESLKELKSIVKSNVFSMNDHERMQQIDRIYTTLREYRSLVSYYTRKNISVSYVRAREKNDLASVKALYGNTASRYW; this is encoded by the coding sequence ATGAAAAAGTACATTTTCATGGCTCTCTTAGGATTGAGCCTTTCAGTTCCCAAAGCTCACGCACAGTGGACGGTCTATGATCCCGGTAACTTTGCCGGCAACATTGCCAATACGGTCAAGGAGATAGCAACAGCCTCCAAGACGGTGAAGAACACCTTGGATGGATTCAAGGAAGTAGAAAAACTCTACAACGACACCAAGAAGTATTACGATGCCTTGAAGAAAGTGAATAACCTTATTGGCGATGCCTATAAGGTCAAGGAGTGTATTCTCATGGTGGGCGACATCTCGGAGATTTATGTCACCTCGTATAAGAAGATGCTCTCGGATAAGAACTTCCGCCCGACAGAACTCGCCGCAATAGCTTCGGGCTACACCAAGCTACTCGAGCAAAGTGGTGAAAGCCTGAAGGAACTCAAGTCCATCGTCAAGAGTAATGTCTTCTCCATGAACGACCACGAGCGCATGCAACAGATAGACCGTATCTATACAACACTACGTGAATACCGCTCCTTGGTGTCGTACTATACAAGGAAGAATATCTCCGTGAGTTATGTGCGTGCTCGTGAGAAGAACGACCTTGCCTCTGTCAAGGCACTCTACGGCAACACGGCAAGCAGGTACTGGTAA
- a CDS encoding TraG family conjugative transposon ATPase — translation MRNNSKISTLESKFPLLSVEQGCMVSKDADITVAFRVELPELFTVTSTEYEAMHSAWHKAIKVLPNYSIVHKQDWFIKEDYQGKLSDGGLSFLARSSERHFNERPYLYHSVYLFLTKTNKQRMAQQSNFSSLCRGHLIPKEITNKDEVMKFMEAVDQFERIINDTEQIRIIRMSEDELVGTNEKGGLLDRYFSLSEEGHASLEDIRLGADLVRVGDNMLCLHTLSDTDDLPTSVSTDSRYERLSTDRSDCRLSFAAPVGLMLPCNHIYNQYIFIEDSDANLERFEKQARNMHSLARYSRSNQINEEWIQEYLNIAHSQGLTSIRAHFNVLAWSSDKEELRQIKNDVGSALALMECHPRHNTIDAATLYWAGIPGNAADFPSEESFYTFIEPALCFFNAETNYKDSLSPFGIKMADRLSGKPVHLDISDLPMKKGVITNRNKFILGPSGSGKSFFTNHMVRQYYEQGAHVLLVDTGNSYQGLCELIHRKTKGEDGVYFTYTDAHPISFNPFYTDDNFFDVEKRESICTLLLTLWKSADEHITKTEAGELGSAVNAYIELIRSDRSITPCFNTFYEYLRDVYRKDMEKRDIKVTLSDFNINNLLTTLKQYYRGGRYDFLLNSDKNIDLLSKRFIVFEIDQVKDNKDLFPVVTIIIMEAFINKMRRLKGIRKMILIEEAWKAIASANMADYIKYLYKTVRKYFGEAIVVTQEVDDIIQSPIVKESIINNSDCKILLDQRKYMTKFDGIQAMLGLSEKEKSQILSINQNNDPNRLYKEVWIGLGGMQSAVYATEVSMEEYLTYTTEETEKVEVMQRAEQIGGDIETAIRQLANEKRNNKKK, via the coding sequence ATGAGAAACAACAGTAAGATAAGTACCTTGGAGTCGAAGTTTCCACTGCTCTCCGTAGAGCAGGGGTGCATGGTGAGCAAAGATGCTGACATCACGGTGGCTTTCCGTGTGGAGCTGCCCGAACTCTTTACCGTTACCTCAACAGAATACGAAGCAATGCACTCTGCTTGGCATAAGGCAATCAAGGTACTACCCAATTACAGCATCGTACACAAGCAGGACTGGTTCATCAAGGAGGACTATCAAGGCAAACTCTCCGATGGCGGACTGAGTTTCCTTGCCCGTTCCTCTGAACGGCATTTTAACGAGCGTCCGTATCTATACCACTCGGTCTATCTCTTCCTTACTAAGACGAACAAGCAGCGTATGGCGCAGCAGAGCAACTTCTCTTCACTCTGCCGTGGACACCTCATTCCCAAAGAAATCACCAACAAAGACGAGGTGATGAAGTTTATGGAAGCCGTCGATCAGTTCGAGCGTATCATCAACGATACCGAACAGATAAGGATCATCCGCATGTCAGAAGATGAGTTAGTTGGCACAAATGAAAAGGGTGGCCTGCTTGACAGGTATTTCTCTTTATCTGAAGAAGGGCATGCGTCTTTGGAGGACATCCGTCTGGGCGCAGACCTTGTGCGTGTGGGCGACAATATGCTCTGCTTACATACATTAAGCGATACAGATGATTTGCCCACAAGTGTGAGTACGGATAGCCGATATGAACGGTTATCCACCGACAGGAGCGACTGCCGTCTTTCCTTTGCCGCTCCCGTGGGTCTGATGTTGCCGTGTAACCACATCTATAACCAGTATATCTTCATTGAGGACAGCGATGCCAATCTGGAACGCTTCGAGAAACAGGCACGGAATATGCACTCGCTGGCACGCTACAGCCGTAGCAACCAAATCAACGAGGAGTGGATACAGGAGTATCTCAATATTGCCCATTCACAGGGACTGACCTCCATCCGTGCTCACTTCAACGTATTGGCATGGAGTAGCGATAAGGAAGAACTGCGCCAAATCAAGAATGACGTGGGCTCTGCCCTTGCTTTGATGGAATGCCACCCTCGCCACAATACCATTGATGCGGCAACGCTCTATTGGGCGGGCATTCCCGGCAATGCAGCCGATTTTCCTTCGGAAGAGTCGTTCTATACATTTATAGAGCCTGCGCTCTGCTTTTTTAACGCTGAGACGAACTACAAGGATTCGCTCTCTCCCTTTGGTATCAAGATGGCAGACCGCCTTTCGGGAAAACCAGTTCATCTGGACATATCGGATTTGCCGATGAAAAAGGGAGTCATCACCAACCGTAACAAATTTATCTTGGGTCCTTCGGGTAGTGGTAAGTCTTTCTTTACCAACCACATGGTACGCCAGTATTACGAGCAAGGGGCTCACGTCCTCTTGGTTGATACGGGTAACTCGTATCAAGGCTTGTGTGAACTCATCCACCGCAAAACCAAGGGTGAGGACGGGGTCTATTTCACCTATACTGATGCACATCCTATCTCTTTTAATCCTTTCTATACCGATGACAATTTCTTCGATGTAGAGAAAAGGGAGAGTATCTGCACATTATTACTTACACTTTGGAAAAGTGCTGATGAACATATCACCAAGACCGAAGCAGGCGAACTCGGTTCTGCCGTGAATGCCTATATAGAGTTGATACGCTCGGACAGGAGCATTACTCCCTGCTTCAACACTTTCTATGAGTATCTGCGAGATGTGTACCGCAAGGATATGGAAAAGCGTGACATCAAGGTAACGCTCTCGGACTTCAACATCAACAACCTCTTAACTACATTGAAGCAATACTATCGTGGCGGTCGTTATGATTTCCTGCTGAACTCGGACAAGAACATCGACCTGCTCTCCAAACGCTTCATCGTCTTTGAAATCGATCAAGTGAAGGATAATAAAGACCTTTTCCCAGTGGTAACGATTATCATCATGGAAGCCTTCATCAACAAGATGCGTCGATTAAAGGGTATCCGCAAGATGATACTCATCGAGGAAGCGTGGAAAGCCATCGCTTCGGCAAACATGGCAGATTACATCAAGTATCTCTATAAGACGGTGAGAAAGTATTTCGGGGAAGCCATTGTCGTGACTCAGGAGGTGGACGATATCATCCAGTCGCCCATTGTCAAGGAGAGCATCATCAATAACTCCGACTGCAAGATACTGCTCGACCAGCGCAAGTATATGACCAAGTTCGATGGTATACAGGCGATGCTCGGTCTTTCGGAAAAGGAAAAGAGCCAGATACTCTCCATCAATCAAAACAATGACCCGAACCGACTCTACAAGGAGGTGTGGATAGGTCTGGGCGGTATGCAGAGTGCAGTCTATGCCACAGAAGTGAGCATGGAGGAATACCTGACCTACACCACGGAGGAAACCGAGAAGGTAGAGGTCATGCAGCGTGCGGAACAGATCGGTGGCGACATCGAGACCGCTATCCGACAACTTGCCAACGAGAAAAGAAACAATAAAAAGAAATAA
- a CDS encoding DUF4133 domain-containing protein yields the protein MAEWEINKGVGRTVEFKGLKAQYLFLFAGGLLAVFILVVVLYLCGVSQITCLVIGVVGASLVVWQTFTMNRKYGQYGLMKKGAVRMHPRYLVNRRTVYHLICNLQPKRKKQ from the coding sequence ATGGCTGAGTGGGAAATCAACAAAGGTGTAGGTCGGACGGTGGAGTTCAAGGGCTTGAAGGCGCAGTATCTCTTCCTCTTTGCGGGAGGGTTGCTGGCTGTCTTCATTCTCGTGGTCGTGCTCTATCTCTGTGGAGTCAGCCAAATTACCTGTCTTGTCATAGGTGTAGTGGGTGCCAGCCTTGTGGTATGGCAAACGTTCACCATGAATAGAAAGTACGGGCAATATGGGCTGATGAAAAAGGGAGCCGTGAGAATGCACCCACGCTACCTCGTGAACCGCCGGACGGTCTATCACCTTATCTGTAACCTTCAACCCAAAAGAAAGAAGCAATGA
- a CDS encoding DUF4134 domain-containing protein — translation MNNKKKITMLLLMAAATVGAYAQGNGMAGINEATKMVTSYFDPGTKLIYAIGAVVGLIGGIKVYNKFSSGDPDTSKTAASWFGACIFLIVAATILRSFFL, via the coding sequence ATGAACAACAAAAAAAAAATCACAATGCTGCTCCTGATGGCTGCCGCCACCGTAGGAGCTTATGCGCAGGGCAATGGAATGGCGGGTATCAATGAAGCCACCAAAATGGTAACCTCCTACTTTGACCCGGGTACAAAACTCATCTATGCCATCGGTGCCGTGGTGGGCTTGATAGGAGGAATAAAAGTCTATAACAAGTTCTCTAGTGGCGACCCCGATACGAGCAAGACCGCAGCCTCTTGGTTCGGTGCGTGTATCTTCCTCATCGTGGCTGCCACCATCCTACGTTCTTTCTTCCTGTAA